Proteins from a genomic interval of Rosa chinensis cultivar Old Blush chromosome 2, RchiOBHm-V2, whole genome shotgun sequence:
- the LOC112187046 gene encoding uncharacterized protein LOC112187046 isoform X2, whose protein sequence is MGLYESCIMSSCVKPLVQTKNNPVVLLHCFDSSCLEWRCTYPLLEEAGLEAWAIDVLGWGFSDLERLPPCNQESKRHHLYQFWKSYIRRPMILVGPSLGASVAIDFAVSYPFAVEKLVLINASVYAEGTKGLAEFPRVLAYAGVSLLSSIPLRLYANTLAFNDISLATTFDWTNVGRLHCLLPWWKDATVSFMSSGGYNVIAQIKQVKQKALVICSEKDRIINYKQTLRLRCELPSAIMRLIPDGGHLPHVDNPISVAKLIAGFAHNDRC, encoded by the exons ATGGGGTTATATGAAAGTTGTATAATGAGTAGTTGTGTGAAACCTCTAGTACAAACCAAGAACAATCCAGTGGTTCTTCTCCATTGCTTTGACAG TTCTTGTTTAGAATGGAGGTGCACATATCCCCTGCTTGAAGAGGCCGGGTTGGAGGCTTGGGCGATTGATGTGCTCGGGTGGGGCTTCTCCGATTTAG AAAGGCTTCCACCATGCAATCaggaatcaaagcgtcatcacctcTATCAG TTTTGGAAGTCCTACATCAGAAGGCCGATGATATTAGTTGGACCAAGCCTCGGTGCTTCTGTTGCAATTGACTTTGCAGTTAGTTATCCGTTTGCT GTTGAAAAGCTGGTTTTGATTAATGCAAGTGTGTACGCAGAAGGCACCAAAGGCCTTGCAGAATTTCCTAGAGTATTAGCCTATGCTGGG GTTTCCTTGTTGAGCAGCATCCCTCTACGGCTTTACGCCAATACGCTGGCCTTCAATGACATTTCATTAGCTACAACCTTTGATTGGACTAAT GTCGGCCGCTTACACTGTTTGCTGCCTTGGTGGAAAGATGCAACAGTAAGTTTCATGAGTAGTGGGGGCTACAATGTTATTGCGCAAATAAAACAG GTAAAGCAGAAAGCACTTGTCATCTGTAGTGAGAAAGATCGGATTATCAACTACAAGCAAACACTG AGACTACGGTGTGAACTACCCTCTGCAATCATGCGGCTAATACCGGATGGTGGTCATCTTCCTCATGTTGACAATCCCATCTCTGTTGCAAAGCTAATTGCAGGGTTTGCTCACAATGACCGCTGCTGA
- the LOC112187046 gene encoding uncharacterized protein LOC112187046 isoform X1, translated as MIPLVFGSSLPSPTPPEAVETPATKKCGSLAGPRIFPNGSRSGSGNGFPPFLPKEVEKIRDPYARNLAQRMERLPVQMGLYESCIMSSCVKPLVQTKNNPVVLLHCFDSSCLEWRCTYPLLEEAGLEAWAIDVLGWGFSDLERLPPCNQESKRHHLYQFWKSYIRRPMILVGPSLGASVAIDFAVSYPFAVEKLVLINASVYAEGTKGLAEFPRVLAYAGVSLLSSIPLRLYANTLAFNDISLATTFDWTNVGRLHCLLPWWKDATVSFMSSGGYNVIAQIKQVKQKALVICSEKDRIINYKQTLRLRCELPSAIMRLIPDGGHLPHVDNPISVAKLIAGFAHNDRC; from the exons ATGATACCTCTGGTGTTTGGTTCTTCACTGCCCTCACCGACACCCCCAGAGGCAGTAGAGACGCCGGCTACAAAGAAATGTGGGAGCTTAGCGGGTCCCCGGATCTTCCCAAATGGAAGCCGTTCGGGTTCCGGTAACGGGTTCCCGCCGTTTCTTCCCAAAGAGGTTGAGAAGATCCGAGACCCTTATGCCAGAAACTTGGCTCAAAGAATGGAGAGGCTCCCTGTGCAG ATGGGGTTATATGAAAGTTGTATAATGAGTAGTTGTGTGAAACCTCTAGTACAAACCAAGAACAATCCAGTGGTTCTTCTCCATTGCTTTGACAG TTCTTGTTTAGAATGGAGGTGCACATATCCCCTGCTTGAAGAGGCCGGGTTGGAGGCTTGGGCGATTGATGTGCTCGGGTGGGGCTTCTCCGATTTAG AAAGGCTTCCACCATGCAATCaggaatcaaagcgtcatcacctcTATCAG TTTTGGAAGTCCTACATCAGAAGGCCGATGATATTAGTTGGACCAAGCCTCGGTGCTTCTGTTGCAATTGACTTTGCAGTTAGTTATCCGTTTGCT GTTGAAAAGCTGGTTTTGATTAATGCAAGTGTGTACGCAGAAGGCACCAAAGGCCTTGCAGAATTTCCTAGAGTATTAGCCTATGCTGGG GTTTCCTTGTTGAGCAGCATCCCTCTACGGCTTTACGCCAATACGCTGGCCTTCAATGACATTTCATTAGCTACAACCTTTGATTGGACTAAT GTCGGCCGCTTACACTGTTTGCTGCCTTGGTGGAAAGATGCAACAGTAAGTTTCATGAGTAGTGGGGGCTACAATGTTATTGCGCAAATAAAACAG GTAAAGCAGAAAGCACTTGTCATCTGTAGTGAGAAAGATCGGATTATCAACTACAAGCAAACACTG AGACTACGGTGTGAACTACCCTCTGCAATCATGCGGCTAATACCGGATGGTGGTCATCTTCCTCATGTTGACAATCCCATCTCTGTTGCAAAGCTAATTGCAGGGTTTGCTCACAATGACCGCTGCTGA
- the LOC112187045 gene encoding ribosome biogenesis protein WDR12 homolog, giving the protein MEIEEGTDDRQVQVRFVTKLQDIPFKVPNTTIPASYSRLDLSKVVNALIQTENPDWESEPFDFLINGVLVRMSLGQFLLAKGISAEKTLEIEYIRAVVPRREEAPCLHDDWVGAVDGSSPGFILTGCYDGLGRVWKASGTCTHILQGHSEPVTSVSVISAEGGESCSVATASKDRTLRLWKFNTEEPTNNPLRTTAYKILRGHGAAVQSVAAHTSGDMVCSGSWDSTIKLWQTDEPDIEVDVSIKKRKKIDEAKESQKEGEAVSSLVGHTQCVSSVKWPQRDIIYSASWDHSIRRWDVGTGKDVLNIPASKALNCLDIGGEGSALVAAGGSDPILRIWDPRRPGTSAPVGQFSSHTSWITGCKWHESSWFHILSSSYDGKVMLWDMRTTWPLFVIDSHKDSKVLCVDWWKGDSVVSGGADTKLCVSSGVSVQ; this is encoded by the exons aTGGAGATAGAGGAAGGCACAGATGACAGGCAGGTCCAGGTTCGCTTCGTCACGAAGCTTCAGGACATCCCCTTCAAAGTTCCCAACACCACCATTCCCGCCTCCTATTCCCGTTTGGACCTCTCCAAAGTCGTCAACGCTCTCATCCAAACCG AAAATCCTGACTGGGAGTCGGAGCCCTTTGATTTTCTCATCAATGGCGTATTGGTTCGGATGTCGCTTGGACAGTTCCTTCTTGCTAAGGGCATTTCCGCG GAGAAGACATTGGAAATTGAATATATACGGGCTGTTGTCCCACGCAGAGAAGAAGCGCCTTGTTTACATGATGACTGGGTCGGTGCAGTTGATGGTTCCAGTCCCGG GTTCATTTTGACAGGGTGCTATGATGGTTTAGGAAG GGTATGGAAAGCTTCTGGAACATGTACACATATACTGCAAGGACACAGTGAACCAGTTACATCTGTTAGTGTTATCAGTGCAGAAG GGGGAGAAAGTTGTAGCGTAGCTACTGCTTCAAAAGATCGCACACTGAGGCTGTGGAAG TTCAATACAGAAGAGCCAACAAACAATCCTTTGAGGACAACAGCATACAAAATTTTGCGTGGGCACGGAGCAGCTGTTCAAAGTGTCGCTGCTCATACCTCTGGAGACATG GTCTGTTCAGGCTCCTGGGATTCCACAATCAAATTATGGCAGACAGATGAGCCTGATATAGAAGTTGATGTGTCAattaagaagagaaaaaaaattgatgaagcTAAGGAATCTCAAAAGGAG GGGGAGGCTGTTTCTTCTCTAGTGGGCCATACACAATGTGTATCTTCTGTCAAGTGGCCTCAGCGTGACATAATCTATTCGGCATCTTGGGACCATTCTATTAGAAGGTGGGATGTTGGGACAGGCAAAGATGTACTGAACATA CCTGCCAGCAAAGCCCTCAACTGTCTTGATATTGGTGGTGAAGGTTCTGCACTTGTTGCTGCTGGTGGTTCTGACCCCATTCTTAGGATATGGGATCCTCGTAGACCAG GAACTTCTGCTCCTGTTGGTCAATTCTCATCTCACACTTCTTGGATTACGGGATGCAAGTGGCATGAGAGCTCTTGGTTTCATATACTCTCTTCATCGTATGATGGCAAAGTCATGCTATGGGATATGAGAACTACT TGGCCTTTATTTGTCATTGATTCACATAAAGACAGCAAG GTACTATGTGTGGATTGGTGGAAAGGTGATAGTGTGGTTAGTGGTGGGGCAGATACAAAGCTTTGCGTGAGTTCCGGCGTTTCTGTGCAGTGA